In Bacillus rossius redtenbacheri isolate Brsri chromosome 11, Brsri_v3, whole genome shotgun sequence, the DNA window ttttctgtgtgtttgcaagttcataattttttttgtatattcatcgtttatgacatacaatataactAGCAATGTCTTATGTCCAAAACTACAAACTAttaaaaaatgttcaccttaaatttacgaagaacgatggttacaaattatccaggaatcttcgtaaatttatcatTATCCTCGTAGATTTACGGGTGCAAATTTAACTTATTTGTGAGCACGAATCTACAAGAATTACATTGGCATGTAGTCGACGGACATTAAAAAAACCTGTTACTCGTTTCtcgataatgttcgcaggctttcacggccaattaattgtctgaagcagcttggcttccgggttgtagccttTGTCCTCGGGCGAATaataattcaaccgacgtttgtggtcgacattgcagtcgccatcatcagggagcagtaactgctccctgatgatggcgactgcaacatgTCAAccggaaacgtcggtgaattattcgccaaggacgcggctggtTACAACCCAGAAGGCTGCTTCATGCTCGTTTCTTGCCACGGGTGCCGGAAACGTAACTCAGAAGTGAAGTTCCTACGAAGGTCCAGTCATCTGATATCACGGGCGTCAACGCGGTGTTctgttgggacaaaaagttcaaattgacaattgtcttcggaccaggtaggttcggaccttcgctcACTTgacgcgtgacgtcagagggtcacgtggaccaatcagcgacgagtgtccttaaagacacagtttaggacattgctattgtagacgggccatgaAAGGCGCGGGAGTCGACGCGGTGTTCTGTGTGCGCATGCGCAGGTGATGGTCGACGCGGTGTTCTGTGCGCGCATGCGCAGGTGATGGTGGTCCCGGTGGGAGCGACCGTGGTGATGCCGTGTCCCAGCAACGACGACGACCACATCTTCCAGTTCTGGCAGCTGGCGGCGGGAGACCGCGTGGTGGGGCCCACCAACCTGCCCAGCCGCGACAAGTACAAGTTCGACGCTCCCTCGGGCACGCTGTACATCAGGGTCAGTGCCGTGCCTGGCTGTCCCTGGCTGTCCCTGGTCGTCCCTGGCTGTCCCTGGTCGTCCCTGGCTGTCCCTGGCCATCCCTGGTCGTCCCTGGCGGTCCCTGGCCGTCCCTGGCCGTCCCTGGCCGTCCCTGGCTGTCCCTGGTCGTCCCTGGCCGTCCCTGGCCGTCCCTGGTCGTCCCTGGCTGTCCCTGGTCGTCTCTGGCTGTCCCTAGTCGTCCCTGGCTGTCCCTGGTCATCCCTGGCTGTCCCTCGCTGTCCCTGGTCGTCCCTGGCTGTCCCTGGTCGTCCCTGGCCGTCCCTGGCTGTCCCTGCTCGTCCCTGGCCGTCCCTGGTCGTCCCTGGCTGTCCCTGCTCGTCCCTGGCCGTCCCTGGCTGTCCCTGGCTGTCCCTGGTCGTCCCTGGCTGTCCCTGGCCGTCCCTGGCTGTCCCTGGCCGTCCCTGGCCGTCCCTGGCCGTCCCTGGCTGTCCCTGCTCGTCCCTGGCCATCCCTGGCTGTCCCTGGCTGTCCCTGGTCGTCCCTGGCCGTCCCTGGATGTCCCTGGCCATCCCTGCTCATCCCTGGCTGTCCCTGGCTGTCCCTGGCAGTCCCTGGTCGTCCCTGGCTGTCCCTGGCTGTCCCTGCTCGTCCCTGGCCGTCCCTGGCTGTCCCTAGTCGTCCCTGGCTGTCCCTGGTCGTCCCTGGCTGTCCCTAGTCGTCCCTGGCTGTCCCTGGTCGTCCCTGGCTGTCCCTCGCTGTCCCTGGTCGTCCCTGGCTGTCCCTGGCCGTCCCTGGCCGTCCCTGGTCGTCCCTGGCTGTCCCTAGTCGTCCCTGGCTGTCCCTGGTCGTCCCTGGCTGTCCCTCGCTGTCCCTGGTCGTCCCTGGCTGTCCCTGCTCGTCCCTGGCCGTCCCTGGCTGTCCCTGGTCGTCCCTGGCTGTCCCTAGCTGTCCCTGGCTGTCCCTGCTCGTCCCGACACTGCCTCCTCCATGCCGTGTCCCAGCAACGACGACGACCACATCTTCCAGTTCTGGCAGCTGGCGGCGGGAGACCGCGTGGTGGGGCCCACCAACCTGCCCAGCCGCGACAAGTACAAGTTCGACGCTCCCTCGGGCACGCTGTACATCAGGGTCAGTGCCGTGCCTGGCTGTCCCTGGCTGTCCCTGGTCGTCCCTGGCTGTCCCTGGTCGTCCCTGGCTGTCCCTTGCCGTCCCTGGCCGTCCCTGGCCGTCCCTGGCCGTCCCTGGCCGTCCCTGGTCGTCCCTGGCTGTCCCTGGTCGTCCCTGGCTGTCCCTGGTCGTCCCTGGCGGTCCCTGGCCGTCCCTGGCCGTCCCTGGTCGTCCCTGGCTGTCCCTGGTCGTCCCTGGCTGTCCCTGGTCGTCCCTGGCTGTCCCTGGCTGTCCCTGGCTGTCCCTGGCCGTCCCTGGTCGTCCCTGGCGGTCCCTGGCCGTCCCTGGCCGTCCCTGGCCGTCCCTGGCCGTCCCTGGCTGTCCCTGGTCGTCCCTGGCCGTCCCTGGCCGTCCCTGGTCGTCCCTGGCTGTCCCTGGTCGTCTCTGGCTGTCCCTAGTCGTCCCTGGCTGTCCCTGGTCATCCGTGGCTGTCCCTCGCTGTCCCTGGTCGTCCCTGGCTGTCCCTGGCCGTCCCTGGCCGTCCCTGGCTGTCCCTGCTCGTCCCTGGCCATCCCTGGCTGTCCCTGGCTGTCCCTGGTCGTCCCTGGCCGTCCCTGGCTGTCCCTGGCCATCCCTGCTCATCCCTGGCTGTCCCTGGCTGTCCCTGGCCGTCCCTGGCCGTCCCTGGCCGTCCCTGGCTGTCCCTGCTCGTCCCTGGCCATCCCTGGCTGTCCCTGGCTGTCCCTGGTCGTCCCTGGCCGTCCCTGGCTGTCCCTGGCCATCCCTGCTCGTCCCTGGCTGTCCCTGGCTGTCCCTGGCAGTCCCTGGTCGTCCCTGGCTGTCCCTGCTCGTCCCTGGCCGTCCCTGGCTGTCCCTAGTCGTCCCTGGCTGTCCCTGGTCGTCCCTGGCTGTCCCTAGTCGTCCCTGGCTGTCCCTGGTCGTCCCTGGCTGTCCCTCGCTGTCCCTGGTCGTCCCTGGCTGTCCCTGGCCGTCCCTGGTCGTCCCTGGCTGTCCCTAGCTGTCCCTGGCTGTCCCTGGTCGTCCCTGGCTGTCCCTAGTCGTCCCTGGCTGTCCCTGGTCGTCCCTGGCTGTCCCTCGCTGTCCCTGGTCGTCCCTGGCTGTCCCTGCTCGTCCCTGGCCGTCCCTGGCTGTCCCTGGTCGTCCCTGGCTGTCCCTAGCTGTCCCTGGCTGTCCCTGCTCGTCCCGACACTGCCTCCTCCATCGGCTCGCAGTCTGTCTGAACGACTCCAGGGGGTTTTGTCTGtaacgtcggtttacggacgataattttacgtgataacgtcataaaaaagacacctggaaaattcgcgggttcattacgtgatattctaaaattaaaataattataccttagtgctgcttctgccattggtccactgttaatctggaggactgagggccaattatagagaccctcactcatagaagtgtcgaatcacaggccacccagtcgtgacgactcacaagtcagcagccaatgaacagttggcatttgcccgagtgtgtaaaggatattggagtccatcctaaaggtcattgaatcagcgaatttttccggtctctagtcataagaaaacattgatgaaaaattacatacttttttttaattttcaaatatattatttacagttatttttttgcaaattataatttaaataatttgtttaaatgtaatcacgatcaaattattttaaaaagcccgccttaacctgtttgatattatagaagattttctcgcacgggaggttttggccggttcttgcacgctcggctcgggcggaacgtgacaattttttcgtgcgtgcagcgatttataaaacgttatcacgtcaaaaaacttcaGCCGAAGAAGTAGGCCTATCGTATCGCAAGCATCACAGTTGATGTGTCTCACGACTCAGTAGCCAGCAGGTGGCATTTTCGTCCGAGTAAGAGTGCGGGTCCATCCaagaggtcgttgaacccgcgtgTTTCCGCTGTTCCGACGAACCCTCTGACAGAGTCTGGAGTCCTGTGCGCACGTGAGCAGGTATCTCCTGGTTCATCGGCAGCTCACTTGAGAGATTCATAACCTGGGTTGCCTGTGATCCGAcacttatttttgacgtgacaacgtctaataaatcgatgaacgccggctgcacgcacgaataagtgtcccgttacgcacattgtcccgttgcgctcattgtacgcttgcgccgcatcgatctctcttccactcgattggaacaaccatcgatttgactttttcgaggcacattaaacttgaaaaactcccattgttttcctacttttcctatcatcgtcctatccttaacagaataacacatattggaagaagttaaatagcaaacatgtataaaagttatagataaaataatctcttcgttaaagtaataaacatttttgaattaatgagggcaaataaaagtaaatttatcaataaaattgtagatttcatttcactccttctttgtatccatacaaaatagtgataattcaataaaaagattaaattttattcataaaagtacgcaatcatttcatcaatgttttgttatgacgttgtcacgttaaactatcgtccgtaaaccgactttacagacaaccattttttttttttttttttaatttatgagctttgctcattggctcagagtccttcactCAAATTGTGAGCCAAATTATACTAGCAAGtcaaagaaaaaaactatttgaattctagcctaccgcgaaatgaatctgaaatttacatgaatatttatgttccatttacaaaaaaaaatccctttcggcacagtctagaagcttaggtatatttcgaagtacctatttcttctggaaatattttgtaaagttctaaaaaaatctggaacttttttaaaaaaaaaaaacttaatctaCATAAcatatatgttctccaatattacaaaatgatcgattaaacattttctcattttccccgtagcaaataattatgaatttttttaactcaatgtatccagcattgaatagcttagaatgaaTTGCATATTATGCCaaggtaattattcaatttttcacgcaagtaattaatataaataaaatagtaaaactaCCTACTATAGTGTTATTTTaattacggttggtaaagtaaatattcgataaaattaaaatgtttgtaataaatacacagtattcaatataaatataaactcgtgtacaaaattaatttagtaaattatcgagataaattttaattaataattaaaatcaataaatatgctgaatttttatgtttttaagttatacctatttattattaaataataatgtaataatttataatgaaaataaactatacaaaataaaaatacaatttatataactaatattcataattaataaatgttttaatgatattaaccagtattcaatatcaatcattaaGGTATAATATCTAAAagcgcatatatattttttttcgcatgtgtccttttttttccatcctgtcaattttcggtgcatgctgcgcgcgcatcgtaacaATTCGCTCTCATCATTGCCCGGAGAAAGTATACCTAACTTAAATAAATGACAGTGGCCGATGCGACGGTAGCGCAGACGGaagagctgaattgttgccccttggaagggcagctcttcaggatttttctgacaatggtttgtttgtacagcgactgggagggcagcccatccaatttctgaaaacatgtttctttaagtgtttaaatcatcctgaaaacttgccccttgtaAAGggagcccatcaggatttttctgacagtagtgtttttgaaaggttgtctgaattgttgccccttggaagggcagcccttcaggattttttctgacagtggttaggttaggttaggttaggtcactttacaaactaaccacagtcagaaaaatcctgaaggtctgcccttccaaggggcatcatttcagtcgccccgcgcATACAGACAGCCAGCAGGGGTCTCGGAGAGTTGACGCGCCGGTTCACCGCGGTGTGTCCCACAGGCAGTGTCCACGGCGGAGGCCGGCTTCTACCGCTGCGTGGCCAAGAACGTGGACAACAAGCGGCTGGTGGTGAAGGCGGTGGAGCTGGTGGTGCGCAGCAGCCCCGAGGACTTGGAGGACTCCATCTTCGAGGTGCGGCCCGCGGTGTTCCCCCACCCCCCAATGGCGCCGGAGCGACGGTTCCGCGTTACTGAACCCTCACCCCCCCCAACTCTCTTTCAATCCAAGAGGGGGGGACGCCATTTTCAGTTCTGACCATGAGGCGCCAGTAGTCACCTCAGCTATACACCGaaagaaaatttttgtatatttttacaaggaaaatccttggaaaacCCTGTTgtcaaggatattacttgtaccTAAAACTACATACCAAGGCAGacctttgtaccatgtgcgattttgcaaggctctgccttgtagttttgctagaaatatccttggcaacagggtttccaagaatttcccttgtaaaaatacaaaaaaaaattgttttagagtGTACGCAActggttctctctctctctctttctctctatctctctttctctctctctctctctctctctctctctatccccaTCCCCCCTTTCCAAATCCGGTTCCGTCctttaagggggtgccttccatttcaggtcaagattttatatttatagtaattagctaggaactggaaaaatttgcagtttcgatggccttcaggatagactgcacattcccctgtacacttgggcaaacaacgcaagtttattggctgccgacttgtgagtcgtctcagctggttttgtctgtgattcgatccttctttggttgagagggtTTATAacaggttgagattcgtccagatgaacagtaagccaatagcaaaatcatctaaaaaggTATGTATGttggaattctagcctatcgctgaatgaatctgcgaattttttgcGATCTCtattaattacagataaactttcagacttttttcaattgtttaactttcgcgaaatgaaaaatatatagatatatacagcgcatacttttttgtataattagctgccaaagttacatttctttatgtttttgggttgtacaaataaggagaatttaatttatttgcagaactgaaacttttttagttttgactgcaattccactggctacttcatgatatggtttgcatttcgttgtggtacacagcagttttccagctgtcggcgttgtagtcaatttggcattcggcgttattgtacgttcggcgttgtggtgcgtccccctcgtTCTCCCTCCacgggcgtgtgtgtgtgtgtgtctgtggcAACCAAACATTCGCGCTGGTTAGCGCCTGTTAGCGCGCTCCGGCTCCCGACTCGACGACAAAGCGTCGTGCATCGCGGGCCGCCATACATCACTGCGTCACTACGTCAGGCAGGTTCCAGTAGAAAACATTCCACTCATAAACAGCCCTCTTTTTTTTTAAGCGGGTGGTTAAGGCCCTGTCACCCCTGTCAAAATTTCGCGTCCAACACCTTTccaatacgtagagaccggaaaaattcgcggattcattcggcgatgagctagaattcaaatacatatacctcttagaggTTTTTTTCTATtgtcttactgttcatctggacgaatctcaaccagttataaaccctctcaaccaaagaaggatcgactcACAGACGAACCacctgagacgactcacaagtcggcagccaatgaacttagcgttatttgcccgagtgtacaagggtatgtgcagtctatcctgaaggccagcGAAACCacgattttttccagtctctaccataCGTTGTGTCAAATGTCGGAAGGATGTGACGTCACAGAAAACGTCACCTGGGGAGCcatgtttgattattttttttgacgtgataacgtcttataaatcgatgaacgcttgctgcacgcacgaaaaaattgtcacgttccgcctgagccgagcgtgcaagaaccggccaaaccaccgtgccataaaatcttctataatatcaaacaggttaaggcgggcttttttttaactaattactaattgttcgtgattacatttaaacaaattatttaaactaaatttgcaaaaaaaaactgtaaataatatttgaaaattaaaaagtatgcaatttttcatcaatgttttcttatgacgttatcacgtaaaattatcgtccgtaaaccgactttacagacaacccccccccccctttttttacaggTTGGATTACGAGTGTCCATCAAATATCTTGCgtataggacgggttctaaaacACGTTGGACGTTTGATGCGATCAGCCAATCAGGATCGTGcccagcgaaaacggaaatgacgtCCGTTTCCGTCACAACACGCGGGCGATTTAAAGAGGTTACAAAGATTAAATAACTAAGTATGCATGGGAAGTAATGTTGTACGTAAAAAACATCTTATGTTTATGTAACTCTTAAAAATCACtggacattttaatttaattgcgAAACAAGTGTTAATTTGATTTCAATTGGCAGAGATTTTCATAGTTAATAAATGCACAAAAATCATATAGCAACTTCAAAAATGCGCCATCAAGGACTGTGATGCATCATTTAATTTCCACGTGAGATTAAAACTGAAAactttgagatagctcagaccaataataaactttgatagtttgACATTATTTGAAACATACAAATTTGAGGTTATCTAGCACAATTTATTTGgcggagaaaattggaagccattccCCGTCCAATATTGTCAGATATATTTGAAGACAAATATTTTACAAGGCCTTCAGGAGCACACACGTATATctatttttttcatcaccacgaaATATACCAAAAGAAATGAAACACCAAGACGTGTCTTCGCATAAGACTGTAGCAACAACATTACTACGAATAATAACATCTCTTATTAGTTTGTATCAGTTCCCTGTAAATGTGGTGAATCGGAATCGGCGTGCAAGACTGAGGCCCCTTGGAAGCCACTCAAACCACGTGGCCACGAGGAGCGGGGCCCTGGGATATAAGTACTATAAATAGTATATGCAGTAGAAAtagtatattatataataaatatagtaGATATACACAGTagaaaatagtataaatatagcacatataatataaatatagtagAATATAGTGTACAATCTATTAATATACTATAGTATATTTATAGTAGAAATATATTAACATATAGTAGAATACATAGTATAAAAATAGTATAATATAGTAGAACTATAGTATCTATATATTTACATAGTAGTAATTTAAGTAACATTTAGAAAACAGAATAAACCTTAGTTTTGAAGATGAATTTTCAATGTGTCAGAAATGCGTTGAAAAAGGCCTTCGAGGcactatcattatttttttcaaaattgtccGACTCCCCATCGGAACTGTCGAGGTGTAAGTATTCCCGCGCCAGCGGAGCGACTCGGTGCAGCGAGGCGGTGTCCTGTGCGCAGACATCCCTGTTCCGGGGCCTGGTGTCCGTCGGCgcagtgctgctgctgctgctgctcggcGTCCTGCTGTTCCTCCTGTGTCGGAGGAGGGGCGCCTCCGAGCTGGCAGGTCAGTGGCCGACACCTCACCTCTCGTCACCGCGTTCAGCCGTCCCTGCTGAGCACTGCAGCACACAGgagcgaagccagggggggggggggggcggtttaggcgttcaacccccccccctcctttagcaccaaatctttaattgaTTTCTATATTCATCACTCgaacaaattttcatattaaaattaataaaaaaaattaccattacaattttataaatttaagaaccgaaaactgctaaaaatagcactattttacaccttaaaatcccaaattttcccgggggaggacaccccggacccccccccccccggctataatacgggaggggggggggcatgcttctcaacacccccctaccatacacaaatcctgactaCACTACTGGCTGTGGGGAAGATAAATACTAcataattgaaaatgtttatggTAAGTTTTCTATATTGCTTAAAAAGCAGTCAATTATTTTCGATAtcagataaaataatatatattataacaatttattaataaatatttttgtagtcacACCTCTTGTCACTAAGTTAAATTATAAAGGCCGCTTGCAGAATCAGGCGAGTGAAAGTGtgagcaaaaaaaattacaggttaaTAAAATGGAAGAATTCTCCACTTCTACCCACATCACGACTGCCAGGCCGAGTGTCCCACAGAGTCACGCATTGTCAGGCGGTGGCATGCTGTGCTGTAgttgaagtcaattttttttttacctccccaTCGCCATATTattacgcccaaaacattgcgaaaATGGTTTCTAACCACAATTCATGACGATTAGTCAACTCCGTCATTTAACACAGTCACTTCCGTAAAGCACAAAATACAGTTGTTTGAAACTGTTTCCGCACTGCCATTGAGCCAGTGTTTTGGGCGTCTAGCCAACATGGCGcatatattacaacatcgtacaaaatgttttgcaaatagtccgagatactctgctatatgtttttataataaacttcaaaccacattttaaatcagaaaaccaactttgtgtatttaaaaaaaaaaactgaaaaatttgctgttggaattcagtttttattctattaatgattttatggaagcaaaactatgctaaaaatgtattattattattatatgatgtacattatttgttttttactattatttttgtttatgtgtatatgattgcacttaaatgtgtattcataatgtttaatattcttgacgagtcctatactacatgtacaaaataattgtatatttttgtagtcgacttggacagTAAAACTACTATACTATACTAAACTACCACGGGCACGGCTTCACCCCGGAGTGTCCACCGTGTTCCCTCCCGCAGGGGCGGTCGACGAGGAGTCCCGCGGGGAGGCGACGGCGCGGAGGGGCACCTACAACCCCACCACGGTGCCCGTGACGTCGCCCCAGAAGCCGGGGGCCAGCCAGGGCGTCGACAACCCGGCCTTGGAGACGGACTTCCCCCGGGTGTTCCGGGCCCTGCAGCGCGACGACAAGGCATGAGGCGGCCTCCTCTCGCCGTCCGAACATCGTCGCAGGGtggacagtggcggatccaggattttggtttgggaggggccatgacccagctgaggctaggctttatcaaggcaaacactaaaacaatagtggacccagatgcttttggagggggcttgcgCCCCTTAGCTCCCCCTCTGTATCCGCTACTGAGGGGGGAAAAGACTCTCTCTGCACCTCGGGGCCGAAACGTGCCTTTGTCCAGATTCAGTGACAGCCCTGTACGCCACTTTCGCTGTCCAAATTATCTGTATAGTATTATCTTTGGGTTTGTCAGTTTCTCGCTGCATTGTTCAAGGTTGTTTTATG includes these proteins:
- the LOC134536997 gene encoding uncharacterized protein LOC134536997, coding for MAATRLLLLLWGGALCCVTAQTPEQVMVVPVGATVVMPCPSNDDDHIFQFWQLAAGDRVVGPTNLPSRDKYKFDAPSGTLYIRAVSTAEAGFYRCVAKNVDNKRLVVKAVELVVRSSPEDLEDSIFETSLFRGLVSVGAVLLLLLLGVLLFLLCRRRGASELAGAVDEESRGEATARRGTYNPTTVPVTSPQKPGASQGVDNPALETDFPRVFRALQRDDKA